A single Oncorhynchus mykiss isolate Arlee chromosome 22, USDA_OmykA_1.1, whole genome shotgun sequence DNA region contains:
- the LOC110501623 gene encoding follistatin-related protein 1 — translation MMLQSVPFLLLLAIALCQTEEVQSKSKVCANVFCGAGRECVVTEKGEPSCLCIESCKPHKRSVCGSNSKTYRNHCELHRDACLTGLKIQVAHDGHCQEKKAEQAAASPVVCYVADRNELRHRVIQWLQTEVVPDGWFVKGSNFTDILLKYFKNYDNGDSTLDSSELLKFIQHNDSNVDMQSYADQESNKLLRSLCVDALIELSDENADWKLSFDEFLNCLKPGFNPPEKKCALEDETYEDGAETQVECNRCVCACGNWVCTAMTCTDKTAVVKETGEAGQEMTEEEWSLRVTELNKHQETVEKMKVSTKEA, via the exons GAGGTGCAGAGTAAGAGTAAAGTGTGTGCCAATGTGTTTTGTGGAGCAGGAAGAGAGTGTGTCGTCACTGAGAAGGGAGAGCCCAGCTGCTTGTGTATAGAg AGCTGTAAGCCCCACAAGCGTTCAGTGTGTGGCAGTAACAGTAAGACGTACCGCAACCACTGTGAGCTCCACCGAGATGCCTGTCTCACCGGCCTCAAGATCCAGGTGGCTCATGATGGACACTGCCAGG agaagaaagcaGAGCAAGCAGCTGCCAGCCCAG TGGTGTGTTACGTAGCAGACCGTAATGAGTTGAGGCATCGTGTGATCCAGTGGCTGCAGACTGAGGTGGTCCCAGACGGCTGGTTTGTCAAGGGCTCCAACTTTACCGACATCCTGCTCAAATActtcaag AACTACGACAATGGTGACTCCACGCTGGACTCCTCAGAGCTCCTCAAGTTCATCCAACATAATGACTCCAACGTGGACATGCAGTCATACGCAGACCAGGAGAGCAACAAGCTGCTCAg AAGCCTGTGTGTGGACGCCCTGATCGAGCTGTCAGATGAGAACGCTGACTGGAAGCTTAGCTTCGATGAGTTCCTCAACTGCCTGAAGCCCGGCTTCAACCCACCCGAGAAGA AGTGTGCCCTGGAGGATGAGACCTATGAAGATGGGGCCGAGACACAGGTGGAGTGTAAccgctgtgtgtgtgcctgtggcaACTGGGTCTGCACTGCCATGACCTGCACTG ACAAGACAGCGGTTGTCAAGGAGACCGGGGAGGCGGGGCAGGAGATGACCGAGGAGGAATGGAGTCTCCGTGTGACCGAGCTTAACAAGCACCAG GAAACAGTGGAGAAGATGAAGGTCAGCACAAAGGAGGCCTAA